In the Williamwhitmania sp. genome, TGAAACAATTTCGAATTTGATGTCTTTTCTTGGTTTTCTTTTATTATCTGTCCACAACTAAGAAAACTAATTGTCAGAATGAGAACCAAAATTGTTAAAAGTCTTGTCATTCGTGTCGTTCAATTAAAATGCACCATAACGAGTGTATAAACGCAGCTATGGTTGTTATTTCCGCCTTAGACAAACCTGCTCCTTAATGTTCTTATGCCACTATCAGTGGTGAGCAGGTACGTCCACAGCTAATTCTTACCATTTCTGTCATTCGTTCGTATTTCAAACTTACAAAAAAAAACTAAATATCCAAGCTATCCAATGGACTTTTTATTTGATCGAAGCCTCTGGTGGTAATGTGGGTATATACCTCAGTGGTCTTGCTGCTGTCGTGCCCCAGCATGCTCTGGATATAGCGCAAATCCACGCCATGCTCCAAACAGTGGGTGGCAAAGGTGTGGCGCAGGGTGTGCATAGTGGTATGCTTCTCTATACCCGCCCTCTTTGCTGCGGCTCTTATAACGTTTTGTAAGCTAGTTGGCGAATACTCACCGCCTGCTGCTCCCTCGAATACAAAAACCTTGGGCCTATACTCCTCCAAATATTTATCAAAGGTGTTAAGAAACTTGTGCGATAGCTTTGTGTATCGATCCTTCTTTCCCTTGCTTTGGCTGATCCTTATTTGCATCCGCTCTCGATCTAGGTCGATGAGCTTTAGCCGAATAATTTCTCCAAGCCGCAACCCGGCCGAGTAGGCCAGCATTAGCATGGTTTTATGCTTCAGGTTATCCACGCAGCTAAATAGCGCTTTCACCTCCTGCTCATTTAGCACAGTTGGCAGCGTACGCTCTTTCTTTGGACGATCGATAAAGTAAAACTTACGCTGCCCACCTAGCACCTTTTCGTAGTAAAACTTAATGGCATTTATGGCTTGGTTCTGGTACGAGGTGGATACCTTCCGCTCCATCACCAAAAATCGCAAAAACTCAATAATTTGCGGCTCTGTAATTTTGTCGAGCTCATAGCGATAGTGGAAGTTGATAAACTCTTCCACCATGGAACAGTATGTCCGGATGGTTCTTTCACTGTAGCGAAGTTCCAACAGCTTAAGCTTCATCGATTCAGGACATTCCTTATAGTTTGGTATATCGAAAGAATTGGCACGCTTTAGCCCCTGCTCGCCAGACTCCTCGTGTTCCAGCTTGATCTTCAACCCTTCTAAGGAAGAGAATTCCTTAAGCTGCGCCATAATACTCTCTGAAAATGGGGTCGTCCACCATTTGTTCTTGCTATCCCAGCGGTGGTAGGGAATTTTTTTAATCAGCCATTGAAGATTGCTATTGTAGGCCGAAACAATGCGCAGCCTACCCGCTAAGGTTTTTATAACCAGCAGCTCATCCCTATCAACTGAAACAGCTTGCTTATTCAAGCTTATACCCATGCTTTCGTTTACAACAATTTCGCCTATTCGGCCTTGGAAATGATCCTTTATTAGGTCGAGGTTACCGGGGTAGTTGGGTATCTCCCACACAAAGTTGGCCCTGTTCCATCGGCTATACCTCAGGGTATTAAGAAACCGAATGTCCACCTCATTTTTGGGCATCTTTAGAGCAATCTTCCGGCCAGTTACCATAATGCTCACTGCATTTCCGGACTTCAGCTTTGTAGGCTCTAAAACATTCTCAGAATTGGGGGATGGCAGTTTTTCCGATGGCCTTTTCATATCCTGGCTGTTCCCTGCACCAACCTTAAACCTTGACATATCCAGCTCGTTCCCAGTTGCCTTGAGGGTATTCAGCGCCTCCTTTGTGAATGGAATTAGCCATGCCCTAAGCGTTTGGCTCCACTTTGCACCTTCAATGTTTTTAACCTGTGCAATAATCGCCAAATCGTAGCTAAAATCGAGCTTAAATTGTTCTACACCACGATGTATAACCTTGCTAACCTTAATCATCACTTTATGAACTTTATTCTACAATAAGGACGGATAGGCATTGCTGTTATCAACAAGGAAATTTATGAAAAAAAACAGAAACTATAAAAATCTATGTATCCTTTCAATGCCGAAATCTTTACAAAAGCAGCATGGCTGGATCACTTTGGGGTAATCATACTTCTCGATTTCTCCCAGATATTTGGTAAGTTTACCATCAAACCATCGCACAACACCATGAAGCTACGCAACCTGCTGGTATACATAATCCTTATTGCCCCAGCACTCTCCTTTGCCCAACCGCAACCCGCCTCCTTGGTCAACCCCTTTATTGGCACCGGCGGCCACGGCCACACCTACCCAGGCGCCACCGCCCCCTTTGGCTTTGTGCAGCTGAGCCCCGATACCCGCCTCACCGGATGGGATGGCTGCTCGGGCTACCACTACTCCGACTCGGTGATCTACGGATTTTCGCATACCCACCTCAGCGGCACCGGCTGTTCCGACTTCGGCGACGTGCTGCTGGTTCCCACGCTGGGCAAACCGGTTACCACCAACAGCGAATACGCCTCCCCCTTCCGCAAAACCACCGAAAAGGCGGAACCCGGATACTACACCGTGTTCCTCGATAAGCCCGGGGTAAAGGTGGAGCTCACCGCCACCCCCCACGTGGGTTACCACCGCTACACCTTTCCCAAGAGCAAGGAGGCCAATATACTGCTCGACCTGGAACACCGCGACGAGGTGCTCGACTCCTGGATTGAGGTGGTGAGCGATACCGAGGTTCACGGCTACCGCCTCTCCAAGGCTTGGGCCGAGCGGCAACCTGTATACTTCGTCATAAAATTCTCCAAGCCATTTCAGGAGGCCTTTACCGCCACCAACGAAAAGAGTGCGATGGTTATAACTCCGCTTAAAGGCGTCCCTGCCGATCCCTTTGGTCCCGTTCGCGGGCGCGCATCGGGCAAGGCGCTAAAGAGCAATTTCCAGTTTAAAACCAAAGAGGGTGAGCAAATTGTGGTAAAGGTGGCACTCTCAGCCGTAAGCATCGATGGTGCCCTATCCAACATGGATGCCGAGGCCAAAGGGTGGGATTTTGACGCTGTTCGTAACCAAACCCTGGCCAGCTGGAACCATGAGCTGAGCAAGATAGAAGTTTCAGGTGGAACCCACAGCCAGCAGGTGGCATTCTACACGGCGCTCTACCACTGCATGGTGGTGCCCAACCTGTTTATGGATACCAATGGGCAATACCTCGGCACCGACCTTAAGCCGCATAAGGCGGAGGGGTTCACCCCTTACACCGTATTCTCGTTGTGGGACACCTACCGGGCCTACCACCCACTAATGACCATAATTGATCCCCACCGAACCAGCGACTTTATCAACACCTTTCTGGCCGACTACCGCAACGGTGGACTGCTGCCAGTTTGGGAACTCTCGGCCAACGAGACCTTCTGCATGATTGGCTACCACTCCGTGCCGGTGATTGTGGACGCCTTCATGAAGGGCATTCGCGGCTTTGACGCCAAGCTGGCGCTGGAGGCCATGAAGCATAGCGCCATGCAGAACCAGTTTGGGCTGGACGTATACCGCACCCACGGCTGCATCCCGGGCGACCTGGGGTCGGAAGGGGTGTCGAAAACGCTGGAGTATGCCTACGACGACTGGTGCATTGCCCAAATGGCGAAGCAGCTAAACGATAGTAGCACCTACCACGAGTATATCCAGCGTGCGCAGTACTACCGCAACATGTTCGACCCGCAAACCGGGTTCATGCGGCCCCGTATCAACGGCGGATGGAAGCAGCCCTTCGACCCTACCGAGGTGGATTTTAACTTTACGGAAGCCAACAGCTGGCAGTACAGCTTCTACGTACCGCAGGATATTACCGGATTGGCCAACCTGCAAGGAGGCATTCAAAAGCTTGCCAGGAAGTTGGACGAGCTCTTCACCACGCAACAGAATGTGAGCGGTAGGGAGCAGGTGGACATCTCCGGGCTTATTGGCCAGTATGCTCACGGCAACGAACCCAGCCACCACATGGCCTATCTCTACGACTACCTTGGTGAGCCATGGAAAACGCAGCAGCGCGCTCGTCAGATTATGGACGAGATGTATACCAACGCACCCGACGGCCTCATTGGTAACGAGGATTGTGGGCAAATGAGCGCCTGGCTGGTAATGAGCGCCATGGGGTTTTACCCGGTTTGCCCGGGCAGCAACCAGTATGCCATCGGCACCCCGTGGTTCCCATCGGTAACCATTCATCTCGAAAATGGGAAAACCTTTAAAATTGATGCCCCCAACGTAAGCAACCAGAATAGTTACATTCAAGGTGCCACGCTCAACGGGAAGCCATACAGTAAGTGCTTCCTTGAGCATGCCGACATTATGCATGGCGGAACGTTCTCATACGTAATGGGCGCTGAGCCCAACAACACGTGGGGTGTTGGGGCAGGAAACCAGCCATCCACCGAAATCATCGACAGCTCCATGATTACCGTTCCCTACCTAGAGGCCACGGACCGGACTTTTCGCGATTCCATCACCGTTGGCATTAAATGTCCCGAAGTGGGTACAAAAATATTCTACACACTCGATGGCAGCGAACCCACCGAAAAGAGCAACCGCTACAGCTCCCCCATTACCTTGCATAAATCCGCCACCGTTAAGGCAGTTGCCGTAGTGCCAGGCAAGGGTCACAGCTTTGCGGTGGAGGGCAGCTACATTCAGGTAAAAACCGACCGCACCATTGCCATTGAATCGAAGGTGAGTCGGCAATACACCGCCGGTGGTCCCGAAGCATTAATCGACGGAATTCGCGGGGCAAAGAACTTCCGGTTGGGCGGCTGGCAGGGCTACCAAGGACAGGACTTTGAAGCAGTGATCGACCTACATGCCACAAAACCCATCCATAAGCTGTGGGCAGGATTTTTGCAGGATGCCGGTGCTTGGATTATGATGCCCACCTCGGTGGAGTTTTTCACCTCCATCGATGGTAACACATACTATCTTGCGACTCGAGTGCCAAATACAGTGGCCGATACTGTTACAGAGTCGGTGACCAAGGATTTTGCGGCAACTGTGGATATCAAGGCCCGTTACGTAAAGGTGGTTGGCCATGGATACGGACCGCTCCCAAAATGGCACCTGGGTGCGGGAAACCCCTCGTTTATTTTTATTGATGAGATTGGGATAGAGTAAAAACAGGGGATATTTTGACCAAATTCAATTTTGATTAAGTCATTGGCACAAGATTTGTTAACACAGGTGGTGCTTTCATAAAAAATGAGCAGAATACGTATCGTATTTTAATGCAACGAATTAGCACTAAATAAATGAATAATGACAATAAATTATCAATTATTCATAGGGTAAAATTCAACACACGGCTCTTGTAATTATAGAGAAGGGATAATAATAATCCAATGATGTTTTTCGTTGAAATAGTTAATCTAAAGGAACAGTTTTCGGAGAACATTATTTTGAAATTTGGAAGGTGAACATAGTTAGTCATCTTAAAAGACAAAGAATTGATCCAATGCGCGCTCACTAACAAGTTAATTTTTATGAATTATGAGAAGTTAACATGCTGATTTCACCGTTCCATTGCTTGACAAATAATATTGATCTTGACATACTTAAATACAAGATGAAACAGAATTTTTTAACTTAAAACCAAACCCAATGAAAAAAATTAGCATTATTCTGCTGGTTGGTATTTTTTCGAGTCTCAGCGCTTTTTCACAAACGTTCAGAGTAGATTTTCCTCCCGGGTATAACAAAATCATTACTCAGGAGTCAGTTCCCGGAATTGATGGATCTCCATTTTTACAAAAAGATTTTAGCTTAGGTGAAATCTTTTTAAATGGAAATAAGGTTATCGATTCCATCATGCTGCGCTACGACGTTTACCACAAGGAGATGCAGTACAAGAATGAAGGGAAAGTCTATGCAATTGGAGCTCCAGAAAATATTAAATCGATATCCTTCGACCATCGAACCTTTGTGTATTTGACATATTTAGAAAAAGGAGTCATTGCTAAAGACTACTTTGAAGCATTAAAATTGGGCAAAAATGCAAGTTTCTATCGTCATTACTTTATTACCTTGACGCCAGCCTCCTACAACCCCGCTATGGATGTTGGTAACAAGAATGACGAGATTAAGCTCAATGAGGAATTCTGCATGATTTATAAAGATAAATTTATCACCATTGATAAAAGAGGTAAGAGTGTGTTGGCACAATTCACCGATGGAGACCAACAAAAAGTAAAAAAATTCATCAAAGAAAAAGGTATCTCCTTCAAAGATGAAAATGATTTGGTTGTATTGGTTGAATATATCAACAAGAATATGTAATATATCTATCCAAACCATAAATATTTTGCGGATAAGGTATCAATGAGAAGATACCTTATCCGCAATTATTTGTATAAGTTCAAACAAATATGCATGCTGTATAATTTCAGACTGCAACAGAGCATTTCTTTAAAGTTGCTCCAATAATGGTCAGCAGCAGATCGTATGAATTTTTTGAAGAAATCTTGTCATTCGCTAAAGTTACAAATATCAGATGTATAACAAAACTGGGCATAATAAACAAATAATAATTTGATGGAGATGATTTGCATCTAATTAATCTATTGCTACTTTTGTTTACATAAAGCCCTTCAACCAAAAAAAACTTTTAAATGAAAAAGATTACCCTTCTAGTTATTGCAAGTTTGTTCTTTAAACTTGAATGTAGTGCACAAAAATATTTTGCATTACCTCCAGGCTATAACAAAATAGTTACATCTGAAAATCGGCCTCAGCTTGATGGATCACCTTACCTAGAAAGCAACTGGGATGAAGGATCCATTGTCATGAATAGCGGTGATACTATTCCAATTATCCTGCTCCGATACAACTTCTACTCTGGCGAAATGACCTACAAACATAAGCAGATAGTCTATAGTATTGGTGCCCCCGAGAAGATCAAGTCTGTTACCATCGGCAGTCTGAAGTTTATTTTCCTTGCCTATAAAGATGATAATGAACAATTAAAGAAGAATTTCTTTGAGCTGGTTTATCCTGGCAAAATCAAACTCTTGACGCTTCACTATCCCTCAGTTCTGCCCTCAAACTATAACCCAACTATGGCGGTGGGAAATAAAAATGACCAGCTAATTGTAAAGGAACAGTACTATGTGCAGGTCAATGATAGCAATATTATTGCCATAGACAAAAAAGGTGATAGCTATATTAAAGCATTGGGAGAATTGGGACCAACAATAAAGGATTACGTGAAGCGAAACCGCTTGTCGTTCAACGACAAGGGTGATCTAATGACCATTACATTCTATGCCAACACACTCATATAATGAGTTACAACAGCCTTAATATAAATGCTTCAGAGGGAAACTAATTCTAGCTTATAGCGTCAATCGCATTGGTTTTAGATTTAACTTCCAGCACAAGCCAATGTTCCAGCTCGAATAGACCAACTAAAACAAACTTGCCAAAGCCCCATTCTGCACATTAGGATGGGGCTTTGTTACAATATTCATTAAGAACCGGATGTCATAAAGACACAATTCACTATTAAAATACAATTTCAATCACTTACGTTTACCGTTTTTTTACCAACATATACAGCATACTAGGCAGCACCACCAACAGCAACGGCAAAGCCGCAATAAAACCACCAATAACTGCAATGGCCAATGGTTGGTGCATCTGTGCACCAGCACCAATGCCCAATGCCAGCGGTAGTAACGCAACAATGGCACCTAGAGCCGTCATTAGGTTGGGTCGCAAGCGGGTAGAAACTGCCATGGTTAATGCCTCATCGGCGGGTAGCGATTTTCGTGCTGTAAGAAACTGCTGAAAGGTAAATATGGCATTCTCGCCAATAATCCCAACAATCATTATGAGACCTGTATAGCTACCAACATTCAGGGGGGTATGCGTTACAAAAAGAGCAACAAAACCGCCTCCTACACCCAGAATAGCCGTTACCACAATGGCTGATGCGGCCTTAAAATCTCTAAATAGAAAGAGCATTAGGGTGAATACCAGCGAACAGGAAGTTATTAAGATGAGCAGCAACTCGCTGAACGATTTTTTCTGGTCGGCATATGCTCCTCCATAGGAAATGTAGTAGCCTTGTGGCAGGGAGATATGTTCGCCCAACGTCTTTTGAATATCTTTCATCACGCTGCCAAGATCGCGACCATTCAACCGGGCAGTAACAATTGCCACAGGCTGTAGGTTCTCACGTGTTATCTCGGCTGAGCCCGATTTTACATTAATGCTAGCAAATTCCTGTAAGGGTTTAAGTTCTCCATCAGGCAGGAAAATAGATTGCTGCTTCATCTTCTCAACGCTTGATTTATTAGCATCGGGGTAAATCATTCGAACGTCCACATACTGCTCCTTCTCGGGAATGCTGCCCACCAAGTTGCCAACCAGCTGCGTCTGCAGCTGATACTGAAAGTTTACTGGCGAAATGCCAAACTGAGCAAGCTTGGGCAGATTGGGAACAACATCCACCGATGGCCCGGCAATGGTTATCCCATCAAAAACATCGGCTGTGCCGGGAACCTTTTCAATATCGGCAGCAATCTTCCCAGCAATATTATTCAACCGTTGAGGGTCGGTGCCGAATATTTTCACCTCAATAGGCTGCACCGAAGCCATCAAATCTCCCAGCATATCTCCAATTACCTGGCCAAAATCGATGCGCAAGGCTGGCTGGGAAGCTTCAATCCTTCTCCTTAAATCGTCAATAACCTGCTCGGTGGTTCGGCTGCGGTTCTTTTTGAGCTGGATGAGGTAATCGCCTCGGTTAGGTTCAGTAATAAAAAAACCCATTTGTGCACCAGTTCGCCGCGAGTAGGCCTCAAACTCGGGTATTTTCACAATAATCTTCTCCACCTCACGGAGCATCCGATCCGTTTCTTCGAGCGAAGTGCCGGCAGGTGAAGAGTAATCAAGCACAATTGAGCCTTCATCCATTTCGGGCAAAAAGCCTGTCTGTAATCTGGGAAGAACGAATAAAATAGAGGCAACAAGCAATGCAATGAAAGTAATGCTAACCAAGGGTCTGTGTATAAAATAGCCAACCCATCCCCTTCTTTTCACCACCTTCTCATTGGAACTCTTTTTGTGCCACTTTCCCTTTATTTTCGGAAGCAAAAGATATACTACCGGCAATCCGAGCCAGGTTACAAAAAATGAACAGATTAAGGTAATAATCATAGTGTTGGTTAGCACATTAAAGTAGGCACCGGCCACACCACTCATTAAAATAAATGGCAGAAAAATAACAATGGTGCTCAGCGATGAGCCAATCATGGAGGGGAAAAGGTAGTTAACCGATTTCTGAACCAACTCTGATGTTGCAACATCAGGGTTTTCTTCGTGTGCACGGTGCAGCTGCTCTATAATCACTATGGCATCGTCAATAATAAGACCAATGGCAGCAGCAATAGCTCCCAGCGTCATAATATTAAGCGTATAGCCAATATTATAAAGCACAATAATGGTTAAAAACAGAGTGATAGGTATGGTAATAAGTATGGTGAGACTCGCCTTAAGCGAACGCAGAAATAGTATTGCCACCACAATAGCTAGAAAAAGCCCAAGCCATAGGCTGTCGGAAACGCTTTTAATGGAATCGTTCACAAAATCCGCTTGATTGTAGTAGGGCTTCATGATTACCCCTGCAGGCAAAAGTTTTTGTAAGGATTCCTCTTTCTGCAGCAGCTCTTTCGAAAGATCAACCAGATTGGTATTGGGCTGCTTAAGTATCACCACCAGCAAGGCCTCCCGTCCATTGGCATTTATGCGGGTGTACTCCACCTTTTCACGAACTTGAACTGTAGCAATATCTTTAATTCGAACAACCCTGCTCCCATCATTTTTCACCACCACATTTTCAATGTCGCTTTTGCCGTAAAGTCCAGCGTTGGTGATAGTGAGGTAAAGCCTTCTATAATCGCTCAAATAGCCGTTTGAAACAACAAAATTACTCTCATTCATAGCACTGCTTACCAGAGCCGGAGTAACGGAAACACTGCTCATTTTTTGTGGATCCAATACTATCCAATACTCCTTCGTTTTCCCTCCTATAACTCCAACCTGAGAGATACCCTCCACTTGTGAGAGGTAGGGCTTTACAACATAGTTGGCAATAAGGTTAAGCTCAATGGGCGATTTGGTTTTACTTTCGAGGGTGAACCCAATTACCGGAAGAATGGATGGGTTCATTTTCTCCACTTCTATTTGAACCGAGGAGGGCAGATGATTTTTGGCTTGGTTTAATCGTAACTCAAGCATTTGAAGGCTCTGGTTGATGTCAGTTTTCCAATCGAGGAAGGCAGAAATTTCGCAAGAACCCCGGCTCGTCGTGCTTCTGATAACCTGAAGACCCGGAACCTGCTTAATGGCATTTTCCAATGGGCGCGTAACCGAAATCATCATCTTGTCAACAGGTTGCTCCCCGTTGTCGGCAATGATTTTAATTTTCGGAAAAGTAATTTCAGGAAATAGAGAAACCTGCATGTGGCCATAAAAAAAGACCCCACTGATGACAATAATTGCCAACACCAATGAAATTGGATTTTTATATAGGTGAAAAATGTTCTTCTTCATCTTACCTTTTCGTGATGTGAACTTTTGCCGTATCAGCCAACCCATAGTTACCAACCACAATAATCCTATCTGAGGTAGAAAATGCGGGCTGAAGAATCTCAACCTCACCACCCACTTCTACTCCTTTTTTAATGCTAACTTTTACAGCAGTAGAGTCATTAATGAGCTTCATCACCCAATAGGAGGTTTGCGTCTCGTTGGTTAAAACAGCATTTTTCGGTAGCAGCTGAGCCTTTCTGTCAGAGTAGAAAGGTATACGAGCTACTGCTTGAATACCCGCAGGAATAAACTTAGTAGGTGAAACAGCCACCAGCCATGTAATTGTTTGTGCTCCGCTATTCCCCTGTGGCAGCGGATGGACCGCTCTACCCTGAACTTCGCTTCCATCGGCCAATGTTAGTTCAATGGGCATGCCAGCCTGAACCAAGTTACGCCATTCAAACGGGAGGTTGAGCACAAAGGCGAGACTATGCTGCTGCACAATGGTAACCAGTGGTTCACCCTCCGGCACGTAATCACCAACCTGATGACTAACCTCCGATACAAACCCCTTTGCATCGGCCTTTACGCTCCAAATGCCCGAGAGATTTAGTCCGCCCGACACCGAATCGAGCGCATTGCCAAGTGCCCGTGACTCCTTGGTTTGCAACTTCATTAGCAGGTTGCCACTACCTACGGGCTGCCCCGGTGAGACGGCTATGCTTACAATAAACCCAGCAATTGGTGACTTTACAACACTTTGCGCCTGAAAGGTGGAGGTCGCAGAAACCTCAATCTTGTCCACTATTGGTCCAACCTTCATGGAGGTAATCTCAACTTCCGAACTGGGTGCAGTGG is a window encoding:
- a CDS encoding tyrosine-type recombinase/integrase — translated: MIKVSKVIHRGVEQFKLDFSYDLAIIAQVKNIEGAKWSQTLRAWLIPFTKEALNTLKATGNELDMSRFKVGAGNSQDMKRPSEKLPSPNSENVLEPTKLKSGNAVSIMVTGRKIALKMPKNEVDIRFLNTLRYSRWNRANFVWEIPNYPGNLDLIKDHFQGRIGEIVVNESMGISLNKQAVSVDRDELLVIKTLAGRLRIVSAYNSNLQWLIKKIPYHRWDSKNKWWTTPFSESIMAQLKEFSSLEGLKIKLEHEESGEQGLKRANSFDIPNYKECPESMKLKLLELRYSERTIRTYCSMVEEFINFHYRYELDKITEPQIIEFLRFLVMERKVSTSYQNQAINAIKFYYEKVLGGQRKFYFIDRPKKERTLPTVLNEQEVKALFSCVDNLKHKTMLMLAYSAGLRLGEIIRLKLIDLDRERMQIRISQSKGKKDRYTKLSHKFLNTFDKYLEEYRPKVFVFEGAAGGEYSPTSLQNVIRAAAKRAGIEKHTTMHTLRHTFATHCLEHGVDLRYIQSMLGHDSSKTTEVYTHITTRGFDQIKSPLDSLDI
- a CDS encoding GH92 family glycosyl hydrolase is translated as MYPFNAEIFTKAAWLDHFGVIILLDFSQIFGKFTIKPSHNTMKLRNLLVYIILIAPALSFAQPQPASLVNPFIGTGGHGHTYPGATAPFGFVQLSPDTRLTGWDGCSGYHYSDSVIYGFSHTHLSGTGCSDFGDVLLVPTLGKPVTTNSEYASPFRKTTEKAEPGYYTVFLDKPGVKVELTATPHVGYHRYTFPKSKEANILLDLEHRDEVLDSWIEVVSDTEVHGYRLSKAWAERQPVYFVIKFSKPFQEAFTATNEKSAMVITPLKGVPADPFGPVRGRASGKALKSNFQFKTKEGEQIVVKVALSAVSIDGALSNMDAEAKGWDFDAVRNQTLASWNHELSKIEVSGGTHSQQVAFYTALYHCMVVPNLFMDTNGQYLGTDLKPHKAEGFTPYTVFSLWDTYRAYHPLMTIIDPHRTSDFINTFLADYRNGGLLPVWELSANETFCMIGYHSVPVIVDAFMKGIRGFDAKLALEAMKHSAMQNQFGLDVYRTHGCIPGDLGSEGVSKTLEYAYDDWCIAQMAKQLNDSSTYHEYIQRAQYYRNMFDPQTGFMRPRINGGWKQPFDPTEVDFNFTEANSWQYSFYVPQDITGLANLQGGIQKLARKLDELFTTQQNVSGREQVDISGLIGQYAHGNEPSHHMAYLYDYLGEPWKTQQRARQIMDEMYTNAPDGLIGNEDCGQMSAWLVMSAMGFYPVCPGSNQYAIGTPWFPSVTIHLENGKTFKIDAPNVSNQNSYIQGATLNGKPYSKCFLEHADIMHGGTFSYVMGAEPNNTWGVGAGNQPSTEIIDSSMITVPYLEATDRTFRDSITVGIKCPEVGTKIFYTLDGSEPTEKSNRYSSPITLHKSATVKAVAVVPGKGHSFAVEGSYIQVKTDRTIAIESKVSRQYTAGGPEALIDGIRGAKNFRLGGWQGYQGQDFEAVIDLHATKPIHKLWAGFLQDAGAWIMMPTSVEFFTSIDGNTYYLATRVPNTVADTVTESVTKDFAATVDIKARYVKVVGHGYGPLPKWHLGAGNPSFIFIDEIGIE
- a CDS encoding efflux RND transporter permease subunit encodes the protein MKKNIFHLYKNPISLVLAIIVISGVFFYGHMQVSLFPEITFPKIKIIADNGEQPVDKMMISVTRPLENAIKQVPGLQVIRSTTSRGSCEISAFLDWKTDINQSLQMLELRLNQAKNHLPSSVQIEVEKMNPSILPVIGFTLESKTKSPIELNLIANYVVKPYLSQVEGISQVGVIGGKTKEYWIVLDPQKMSSVSVTPALVSSAMNESNFVVSNGYLSDYRRLYLTITNAGLYGKSDIENVVVKNDGSRVVRIKDIATVQVREKVEYTRINANGREALLVVILKQPNTNLVDLSKELLQKEESLQKLLPAGVIMKPYYNQADFVNDSIKSVSDSLWLGLFLAIVVAILFLRSLKASLTILITIPITLFLTIIVLYNIGYTLNIMTLGAIAAAIGLIIDDAIVIIEQLHRAHEENPDVATSELVQKSVNYLFPSMIGSSLSTIVIFLPFILMSGVAGAYFNVLTNTMIITLICSFFVTWLGLPVVYLLLPKIKGKWHKKSSNEKVVKRRGWVGYFIHRPLVSITFIALLVASILFVLPRLQTGFLPEMDEGSIVLDYSSPAGTSLEETDRMLREVEKIIVKIPEFEAYSRRTGAQMGFFITEPNRGDYLIQLKKNRSRTTEQVIDDLRRRIEASQPALRIDFGQVIGDMLGDLMASVQPIEVKIFGTDPQRLNNIAGKIAADIEKVPGTADVFDGITIAGPSVDVVPNLPKLAQFGISPVNFQYQLQTQLVGNLVGSIPEKEQYVDVRMIYPDANKSSVEKMKQQSIFLPDGELKPLQEFASINVKSGSAEITRENLQPVAIVTARLNGRDLGSVMKDIQKTLGEHISLPQGYYISYGGAYADQKKSFSELLLILITSCSLVFTLMLFLFRDFKAASAIVVTAILGVGGGFVALFVTHTPLNVGSYTGLIMIVGIIGENAIFTFQQFLTARKSLPADEALTMAVSTRLRPNLMTALGAIVALLPLALGIGAGAQMHQPLAIAVIGGFIAALPLLLVVLPSMLYMLVKKR
- a CDS encoding HlyD family efflux transporter periplasmic adaptor subunit produces the protein MKFFSNTTLVGTWIITALLAGCASNSKTNSDDTTAPSSEVEITSMKVGPIVDKIEVSATSTFQAQSVVKSPIAGFIVSIAVSPGQPVGSGNLLMKLQTKESRALGNALDSVSGGLNLSGIWSVKADAKGFVSEVSHQVGDYVPEGEPLVTIVQQHSLAFVLNLPFEWRNLVQAGMPIELTLADGSEVQGRAVHPLPQGNSGAQTITWLVAVSPTKFIPAGIQAVARIPFYSDRKAQLLPKNAVLTNETQTSYWVMKLINDSTAVKVSIKKGVEVGGEVEILQPAFSTSDRIIVVGNYGLADTAKVHITKR